In Flammeovirga kamogawensis, the sequence AGAAAAATGAGGTAAAATTTTTATCGCTGAAATTCTTAAAATACTATATATCAGCTTATTTAGTTTTTATACCTATTACAATAGTTAATTTATATCTTAAGACATTACCACCTATGGTAATAGAAGGAGAAGATTTATTACAATCACAAATAGATTCAACCTCAAATGAAGATTTAAGTTATTTAGTTTATGACAACTTGTTAAGTAACCTTCCAAATGATTATCGTGGAGAATATGAAATAGTCTCAAATTGGAATGAACCAAGAAAAGCTATTTATCTTATTAATTTATTGGAATCAGAAGTAAATAATGGAGGGTTTAATCAATTTTATTATAATTCAAGTGGTCAGTTTTATAAATTAATGCCAGACGCCTTTCAAACAATTAATGCTCTAGAACTTGCTAAATTAACTGAGCAAGCAAATCAGATTTATGAATCAAATTATAAGGAAGTTACTGAACATCAGGGTGGTACTTTAGAAGGTTTTAGTAAATCATATAAAGATAATCCTTTAGAGACATTCGATTCACAATTTTATGAGTTAGTGGAAAAAGAGAGATTATCAGAATTAAAGGCTCAGTTTATCAGAAAAAATTCAATAGATTTTATAACTAAAACACATGCCAACAAAAGCTAAAACTCCAAGTCTCGGGTGACGCACCCTCGCTCGTAGTTTAGCAAATTCGTTGTAGGTAATTAGAGAAATGCAGAAATTCAATTTAATATTTTTACAATCAGGTAAAACTTTAATTAGTCAAAAACAATATTCTGATTGGAAAGAAATTCAAGACGATTTTCAAGGTTATATTGCAAGTGTAGGTTTTAATTCAATTGATGAAATTAAAGAGTACATTCAGTTTGATTACAAATTAACAGAAGAAAAAGCAATTAAGGAATCGAATAAAATATTTAAATCTAATACAGATTTTGTAGAAGTTGAACTATGATTAATGTGATCGAAAATATATTCACAACGTTTCACGATGGAGGAATAACAGGCTGGGAAGGAGATTTAAAACAACTGACATTAAAAATAGAATGTCAATATCTTGGAAAAGAATTTCAAGAAGGTTTTAAATTTTTTTATCTGCTTATATACAATATTGAACTAGAACCATGGATGAATCCGATCACACTCAAAAAAATCAATTGGACTGAATTAAAAGACATTTTTAAAGCAGAATTAGAAATTGGATATGCAGAAACTTTAAATGGTATTGTAAAAGTAAGCTGTAATCAACACAATACTAATTATGACTATTGTGGAGGAAACTTGCTAATAAAAGCTGAAAAAATAGAAATTAAAAATCATTTAAAACAAAAAATCACACCAACTGACTTGTTTAAAGCTAGTGAAAATTACTGGAATAAGTTTAGTAATAATTAACTACCTACAACATCAACTAAATCTGCATATCGGCCGACACGTCCGCTTCGCAGTT encodes:
- a CDS encoding DMP19 family protein encodes the protein MKYIKIILGLLLFISASTEYVEASLQLGNFFSGGVIIGISVLLCISVWLFKSGLKKNEVKFLSLKFLKYYISAYLVFIPITIVNLYLKTLPPMVIEGEDLLQSQIDSTSNEDLSYLVYDNLLSNLPNDYRGEYEIVSNWNEPRKAIYLINLLESEVNNGGFNQFYYNSSGQFYKLMPDAFQTINALELAKLTEQANQIYESNYKEVTEHQGGTLEGFSKSYKDNPLETFDSQFYELVEKERLSELKAQFIRKNSIDFITKTHANKS